The following nucleotide sequence is from Cucumis melo cultivar AY chromosome 1, USDA_Cmelo_AY_1.0, whole genome shotgun sequence.
TAAAGAATACAGTGTCAACCattgatatttattttattgaacaGCATGTCAGTCAATAGTTGAAAAATAGACTAATTCACACACATTTTACAAGTTAAATTACTAGCACCCTGAAAAGGATAGACAGCATCAAGAATTATAACCTGAGAGAGTGTTCAAACAAGCAGCTGTAACTGGACAACCCTCTAAGTTCAGTAGTGAAAGCTTGTGCAGTCCTGTGCAAtgcaaagaaaatataattcaCACCATCATTTATAGTACCAGAATTAGGAGACCAAGTAAAACAAAGGTAATGGATAACCTGCTATATAAAACATTTGGGATCATATCAATGAATAGTTGCCCTTAGGAAACAGTTAATACGCTACGATATAAATCAAAAGGAATAGAACATGAGATAAGAATATGCCAAAACTAAAAAACATCCAGCTAAAGTGAGTCTCCAGCTCAGTTAGCCTTTCCTTCAAGAAGGCTTGAAACTCTGAATAGAAAAACGACTTATATTTGGCATTGGATTACATATAAATGGGCAATGATAAACTCCTACCTTTCAAGTAGGCAATACCAGCATCTGTGACCTTACTGCATGAAATTTGCAATCCTTTCAAATTAGTTAGGCCTGTAGAGCAAATGAGATAATTgtttataaaacaaaaatgttAACCAAAGAGGTTGCCGGAtgattttaataataaataaagcaAACACCACAATCAAACAAAATCTTTAATGtctaaataaacaaaaaaagaatgaaCATCTAAGCTGCtgaacagaaaaaaaaaatcaatttcaaaatatattaaaagaagAAACCTATGTTTAACTAAGTAGTGAGGATGATTCATAACAATAGCAGTCTATATGGACCACTCAATGGTATTTTTCTTGTATGAGCAAGAAATAGAACCGTACACCCACATATCTACTACATATAATAGACAGCAAACTAGTAAATCCTTAGTATAATTACCGGAGAGAGGCTTTATATCAGAATCTGTGATGCAATTACACCATTTGATATTAAGAGACTCCAACTTCCTTAATCCTGAGAAAGTgtaaatattgaaattaaaagGCAGTCGTTCATGTTCTTTATCAAAAAAACTCACAAATCTGAAAATTGTTCCGTCAACATTTTCACGGTAAAATTCACATGGCTTCAAAACTAACGTGCATAACTAAGCAACACTAGTCAAAAGCAGATCTTTTGCATACTCAAAACAGCAGGTGTTATTTTCAAATTACTTTGTAAAGATCAATTTATTACtttttgaagaagaaatcaaGTACAAGAGAGGCCGTAAAAACATTAAGCGTACTGACAAACGAAAAGAACAGCTTACCTCAAGTAACTAAAACAGCCCCACTTCACCAACTTAAATAATATAGCACACTTAAGAGTAAGACTCAAATtagatataataaaatattgtaACAAGTCAGCCCCCAACAATACGTAAATTTATCTGTTTTAGcacacaataaaaaaaaaacgcgAACTATTATATAGAGCTTATTTTTTTCAGGACTATGTTTTACTTAAAGCTAATGCATTCAGAATTTAGATACAATTATTGACAGGGTAATATTCTATACAgaaaaaaatacttcaaaaagTAGAAAGTACCTTGGAGATGAATAAGTCCCCCATGAATGCCAGGACATTTCTCTAAGTCCAATCTGATCAAGTTTACAAGATGAGCAAAGACGCTCATCCCTTGAGAAGTAATTTCACTGTTTTTCCTAAAACTCAAACTTGTCAACCTTGAGAAGCCTGAAAGATTTGCCCATCATGGTTATACTAAAGCCAAAAAGAGTCCCTCAGAGAGATCCTCCTCTCAGTTTCCAATAATGAGGATCAAATTGAAAATAATTGGATATATACCTCCAATATGTCCCAGTCCTCGATCTGATATATGTTCACAGAAGTTCAAATTTAAGGATTGGAGATTTGCGCAATTCCTGAGGTTCATCAATCCACCATCAGTTACTTCCGAGCCAGAAAGATCCACAGAAAGTACAGAGGATCCTTGCGAGGAGATGACATCTATCCAAGCATCGTTCACCCCTGGACATTCTCCAAAGTGAAGATCCTGAAAGTATACAAAATTATCCCATGAACTATATCAATTCAATTGGTTCAAAAGAAATGTTGAAAATACTAAGTAGGATAGATGCCAATTGATGAAACAGTTTACTCTCAGTTACCTGGAGAGCACAATCTCGAAAAGCTTGTATTGAAATATTATTTAGAAGCTGAGAATACACCAATTCATTGAGGATCAGCTGACTAATATCCCTTGGAAGCATACTGAAACTGTCATATTGATCTATATCCTATCATCAGAAGGAACACAAAGAAATTAGACATGATAAACAAAAACGACCATGTGAACACCAGAAAACACTAATGCCACACAAGGAGGTACTGAAAGTTCAGTACCTTGCATATTCGTCGGATGCATAAGTCCATAAGAGAAGGGCATTTCCCTCGTCGAGGATCAATGTCTACAAAAGGTCGAGAAAATGAAGTTGTCAACCATTTGGAACTCCCACTTTTACAGTATTTTCCAGATACTCCTCTAGGCAAACTGTCTTCGTTATCTAGCTGGTCTCTCTTCCTAGAACAAGCTCCCCCCATTGAGAAGGTATCCGATAAtcaatttatgtcataaaaacTTCAGCAGAACATTATTGTAACCCATGCAATAACCAAAAAATAACATATGCACGTTACTTTACCCTGTCAAAATAGAACATAGCACGATTAAGTTAATTAATCTCAATAACACATCTCTTCATGAAAAAAATAACCATAAATCAAATACAACAACACATTTCAACTTGATGAATTATAGTAAGGCTAGCACCCACAAAATAGGATTATGTTCATCTGATGTTTCTAAACATGATTTCTCGTTGTCACCATGTAAAAGATAGATGTATAAGCAAAGGTAACAAGAGTTCCAAAATAACAAAACCAATTTCTCGAAGTCCCCATTTCCAACTGAAATTCATTGaagggaaaaacaaaaaaaacaaaaatatccTATGCTCACTCTAACTCTGCGACAAGAGTGAAGAAGGAAACTACTCCAAAATACTCAAAACTTAAAGACAAAACCAAAAAGAACAATAAAACCATTTATCGATTGAATTAAAACCCCTGATCGCACCTCCTAAACTGCAAACTCCCTCGTTTTTTTGAGAGATTTCTCACTGTCAACATAATataagggaaaagaaaaaacgatCAAACGACTAAACAGGATCATCAAGCTCCTAAAAATCACCTTACCCTTTTACCAACAATCAAAAACCCACCACCCCAccaaggaaaaacaaaaaactttctaaagagaacaaaaaaaaaaatgatcatcagaaaaggaaaagggaacACAATCATCTCCAAGAAAAAAGACCATAACAACAATCATACCTGAACATGATCATATTGAATACATCAActgaaaaggga
It contains:
- the LOC103499820 gene encoding uncharacterized protein LOC103499820, producing MGGACSRKRDQLDNEDSLPRGVSGKYCKSGSSKWLTTSFSRPFVDIDPRRGKCPSLMDLCIRRICKDIDQYDSFSMLPRDISQLILNELVYSQLLNNISIQAFRDCALQDLHFGECPGVNDAWIDVISSQGSSVLSVDLSGSEVTDGGLMNLRNCANLQSLNLNFCEHISDRGLGHIGGFSRLTSLSFRKNSEITSQGMSVFAHLVNLIRLDLEKCPGIHGGLIHLQGLRKLESLNIKWCNCITDSDIKPLSGLTNLKGLQISCSKVTDAGIAYLKGLHKLSLLNLEGCPVTAACLNTLSALGALQYLNLSRCHITDDGSEQFSGLGALKILNLGFNDITDECLVHLKGLTNLESLNLDSCRIEDDGLVNLKALHRLKCLELSDTDVGSNGLRHLSGLFNLEKLNLSFTVVTDIGLKKLSGLSSLKSLNLDTRQITDIGLASLTGLVGLTHLDLFGARITDSGTNYLRNFKNLQSLEICGGGLTDAGVKNIKDLSSLMVLNLSQNGNLTDKSLELISGLTGLVSLNISNSRITSAGLRHLKTLKNLKQLTLEACRVSASDIKKLQSTDLPNLVSFRPE